From the Longimicrobiaceae bacterium genome, one window contains:
- a CDS encoding LysR family substrate-binding domain-containing protein translates to MRVAPPDYGERTRQAAAALDRFRGAHPAVAVELVPVPWVEHVAALRAATIDVGFGVAASTHDYPEGVTATTIAEEPLRSAMLPAGHPLARRRTLARADLAPLPMVLSERAAIPSLYDAIVGAMRRAGREPKVVTAPGSFASVVQLVAGGAGWAAVLDSIRGGAPAGTAVRPVRDLKAALEFHVLRRSGPGEALAAAFVDCIDPAGE, encoded by the coding sequence CTGCGGGTCGCGCCGCCGGACTACGGCGAGCGGACGCGCCAGGCCGCCGCGGCGCTGGACCGCTTCCGTGGCGCCCACCCGGCGGTCGCGGTGGAGCTGGTTCCCGTCCCGTGGGTGGAGCACGTGGCGGCGCTGCGGGCCGCGACCATCGACGTGGGCTTCGGCGTGGCCGCCTCCACGCACGACTACCCGGAAGGAGTTACCGCCACGACTATCGCGGAGGAGCCGCTTCGCTCGGCCATGCTCCCGGCCGGGCACCCGCTCGCGCGCCGGCGGACCCTCGCCCGCGCGGACCTGGCCCCGCTCCCGATGGTGCTCTCCGAGCGAGCCGCCATTCCCTCGCTGTACGACGCCATCGTCGGCGCCATGCGCCGCGCCGGCCGCGAGCCGAAGGTGGTGACCGCACCCGGGAGCTTCGCCAGCGTGGTGCAGCTCGTGGCGGGGGGAGCGGGGTGGGCCGCGGTGCTGGACTCCATCCGCGGGGGCGCTCCCGCCGGCACGGCCGTGCGCCCGGTCCGCGACCTCAAGGCCGCGCTGGAGTTCCACGTGCTGCGGCGAAGCGGCCCCGGGGAGGCGCTCGCGGCCGCGTTCGTGGACTGCATCGACCCTGCCGGGGAGTAG